One window of the bacterium genome contains the following:
- a CDS encoding DTW domain-containing protein, whose product MTREMCYRCFLPQHLCWCGTAIRMPTRTRFVILMHPKEFKHEKAGTGRLTHLCLANSEIRMGTCFDEHKAVQALIRDPLNMPLLLYPGEAALNVSKGELSPQDLGGRRLVVFLLDATWSCARKMLKLSPTLQALPRLMFSSTTSSRFVIKQQPQAGCLSTLEATHELLLALEKAGLDEYALPEQMLGLFARMQQFHLDCARDPSRDGYRRSGGYSDPASRRRPKGASGLRRSRYIKVPAGTAPAQPQTAPPEPGDDS is encoded by the coding sequence ATGACCCGCGAGATGTGCTACCGCTGCTTCCTGCCCCAACACCTTTGCTGGTGCGGGACCGCGATACGCATGCCGACGCGTACGCGCTTCGTCATCCTCATGCACCCGAAGGAGTTCAAGCACGAGAAGGCGGGCACCGGCCGGCTGACGCACCTCTGCCTGGCCAACAGCGAGATCCGGATGGGTACCTGCTTCGATGAACACAAGGCCGTGCAGGCCCTGATCCGCGACCCGCTGAACATGCCCCTGCTCCTGTATCCGGGTGAGGCGGCGCTGAACGTCAGCAAGGGCGAACTCAGTCCGCAGGACCTGGGCGGGCGCAGGCTGGTCGTATTCCTCCTCGACGCCACCTGGAGCTGTGCGCGCAAGATGCTCAAGCTCAGCCCCACGCTCCAGGCCCTGCCGCGCCTCATGTTCTCGTCAACGACTTCGAGCCGCTTCGTGATCAAGCAGCAACCCCAGGCTGGCTGCCTCTCCACGCTGGAGGCCACGCACGAGCTGCTGCTGGCCCTCGAGAAGGCGGGCCTGGACGAGTACGCCCTGCCCGAACAGATGCTCGGGCTCTTCGCGCGGATGCAGCAGTTCCACCTCGACTGTGCACGCGATCCGTCCCGCGATGGGTACCGACGCAGTGGCGGCTACAGCGATCCGGCGAGTCGGCGGCGGCCGAAGGGAGCCAGCGGCCTGAGGCGGAGCCGGTACATCAAGGTGCCCGCCGGAACGGCCCCGGCGCAGCCGCAGACGGCGCCACCCGAGCCAGGCGACGATTCTTGA
- a CDS encoding prolyl oligopeptidase family serine peptidase translates to MSQDQKPVPRATARSTHIGKFRGHAGHVILATLLTLVTAAAALAQGGAANGAIVARETVAFTPQQRQYFAERGRARGAEIDLDRVVVQRITYLSDGLRVRGYLVEPAAGDSLPAVIFNRGGNRDYGAISDTFAVLNLGALAQAGYVVAASQYRGNAGGEGIEEFGGADVNDVLNLIPLLEGHPRADASRLGMYGWSRGGMMTYLALARTDRIRAAVVGSGMADAFDMVARRPEMEAGVFAELVPNWAADREAQLAAHSAVRWPEKLNKATPILLLHGSADVRVNAREALSMAEALYEVRHPYRFILFEGGDHPLSAFRSEVNRAVIEWLDRYVRDKAPLPKLEPLGP, encoded by the coding sequence ATGAGTCAGGACCAGAAGCCTGTCCCCCGCGCCACGGCGCGGTCAACACACATCGGCAAGTTCCGCGGCCACGCCGGCCACGTCATCCTCGCGACCCTCCTCACCCTGGTCACCGCAGCGGCGGCGCTTGCGCAGGGCGGCGCCGCGAACGGCGCCATCGTGGCGCGCGAAACCGTCGCCTTCACCCCGCAGCAGCGGCAGTACTTCGCGGAGCGCGGCCGCGCGCGCGGCGCCGAGATCGACCTCGACCGCGTGGTTGTCCAGCGCATCACCTATCTGAGCGACGGCCTGCGGGTCAGGGGCTACCTGGTCGAGCCGGCTGCGGGCGACTCGTTGCCGGCGGTCATCTTCAACCGCGGCGGCAACCGGGACTACGGCGCCATCAGCGACACGTTCGCGGTGTTGAACCTGGGTGCGCTCGCGCAAGCCGGCTACGTCGTCGCGGCGAGCCAGTACCGGGGCAACGCGGGAGGCGAAGGCATCGAGGAGTTCGGCGGCGCCGACGTCAACGACGTGCTGAACCTCATTCCCCTGCTCGAGGGCCACCCGCGCGCGGACGCCTCGCGGCTGGGGATGTACGGGTGGAGCCGGGGCGGGATGATGACCTACCTGGCCCTGGCGCGGACCGACCGCATCCGCGCGGCCGTGGTCGGTTCCGGCATGGCCGACGCATTCGACATGGTGGCCCGCCGACCGGAGATGGAAGCGGGCGTGTTCGCGGAACTGGTGCCCAACTGGGCGGCCGACCGGGAAGCGCAGCTCGCAGCGCACTCGGCCGTGCGCTGGCCGGAGAAGCTGAACAAGGCGACGCCCATCCTGCTCCTGCACGGCAGCGCCGACGTGCGCGTCAATGCCCGCGAGGCGCTCTCGATGGCCGAGGCGCTGTACGAGGTGCGTCATCCGTACCGGTTCATCCTGTTCGAGGGCGGCGACCATCCGCTGTCGGCATTCCGGTCGGAGGTCAATCGGGCCGTGATCGAGTGGCTCGACCGGTACGTGCGCGACAAGGCGCCGTTGCCGAAGCTGGAACCGCTCGGGCCGTGA
- a CDS encoding cation:proton antiporter: MGIASDIAIIVIAGFLGGLAAQRLRQPLVLGYIVAGIVLGPLTGQALITDQHQVELLAEIGVALMLFALGLEFSLGDLRPVRRIALAGTPIQIAIITVAAAAAVRFLGWSWSAALWFGAAVSLSSTMIVVKTMQAQGRLGTLSSRVMIGMLLAQDLAVVPMLILLPKLGGLEKGLPELAFAVGSAIVFLGLMLVVGLRVVPPLMAAISRWNSRELFLLAVTALGLGVGYATWQVGLSFAFGALVAGLVLSESEHSHQALSDIIPLRDLFGLLFFVSVGMLLDPAYLRANLPVVFGLAALVSLLKAGVFAGLSRAFGYGNVIPLAMGLTMFQVGELSFVVARVGVVGGHLDQEQYSLLLSVALVTMFATPPISRLTTPIYRRLRARAPRDPLQTINLEPDTLGNHVVIVGAGTAGLAVARMLGALDLHFVVVELDQRRLDACRLSGVATVYGDGAQPTVLEAAGLDTARLLIVTVPATETALAVAQLARTRRPDLHIVARADTDACREDLYALGVFEVVQPKREAGLEITRQALAHLGVEGADVARLVEAARRDGW, translated from the coding sequence ATGGGGATTGCCTCGGACATCGCGATCATCGTCATCGCCGGCTTCCTCGGCGGCCTGGCGGCGCAGCGGCTGCGGCAGCCGCTGGTGCTGGGCTATATCGTCGCGGGCATCGTGCTGGGGCCGCTCACCGGGCAGGCGCTGATCACGGACCAGCACCAGGTCGAACTGCTGGCCGAGATCGGCGTGGCGCTCATGCTCTTCGCGCTGGGCCTGGAATTCTCGCTGGGCGACCTGCGTCCGGTGCGCCGCATCGCCCTGGCGGGCACGCCGATCCAGATCGCGATCATCACCGTCGCGGCCGCTGCCGCCGTGCGCTTCCTGGGCTGGTCGTGGTCGGCGGCGTTGTGGTTCGGCGCAGCCGTTTCGCTGTCCAGCACCATGATCGTGGTCAAGACGATGCAGGCGCAGGGGCGCCTGGGCACGCTCTCGAGCCGCGTGATGATCGGGATGCTGCTGGCGCAGGACCTGGCCGTGGTGCCCATGCTGATCCTGTTGCCCAAGCTGGGCGGGCTGGAGAAGGGGCTGCCCGAACTGGCCTTCGCCGTGGGGAGCGCGATCGTTTTCCTGGGCCTGATGCTGGTGGTGGGACTGCGCGTGGTACCCCCACTGATGGCGGCGATCAGCCGCTGGAACTCGCGCGAGCTGTTCCTGCTGGCGGTGACCGCGCTCGGCCTGGGCGTCGGCTACGCCACCTGGCAGGTGGGCCTGTCGTTTGCCTTCGGGGCGCTGGTCGCCGGCCTGGTGCTCAGCGAATCGGAACATAGCCACCAGGCCCTCAGCGACATCATCCCGCTGCGCGACCTGTTCGGGCTGCTCTTCTTCGTCTCGGTCGGCATGCTGCTGGACCCGGCCTACCTGCGCGCCAACCTGCCGGTGGTGTTCGGCCTGGCCGCCCTGGTGTCGTTGCTGAAGGCGGGCGTCTTCGCCGGACTGAGCCGCGCCTTCGGCTACGGCAACGTCATTCCGCTGGCGATGGGCCTGACCATGTTCCAGGTGGGTGAGCTGTCCTTCGTCGTGGCGCGCGTGGGCGTGGTCGGCGGCCACCTGGACCAGGAGCAGTACTCGCTGCTGCTGTCGGTTGCCCTGGTGACCATGTTCGCGACGCCGCCGATCTCGCGCCTCACGACGCCGATCTATCGCAGGCTGCGCGCACGCGCGCCGCGCGACCCGCTGCAGACCATCAATCTCGAACCCGACACGCTGGGCAATCACGTCGTCATCGTGGGCGCCGGCACGGCGGGCCTGGCCGTGGCGCGCATGCTGGGCGCATTGGACCTGCACTTCGTCGTCGTGGAACTGGACCAGCGCCGCCTGGACGCCTGCCGGTTGTCCGGCGTGGCCACGGTCTACGGCGACGGCGCGCAGCCCACCGTGCTGGAGGCGGCGGGACTGGACACGGCGCGCCTGCTGATCGTGACCGTGCCGGCGACCGAAACCGCGCTGGCCGTGGCGCAACTGGCCCGTACGCGGCGCCCCGACCTGCACATCGTCGCGCGCGCCGACACCGACGCCTGCCGTGAGGACCTCTACGCCCTGGGCGTGTTCGAGGTGGTGCAGCCGAAGCGCGAGGCCGGGCTGGAGATCACGCGCCAGGCGCTGGCCCACCTGGGCGTAGAGGGCGCCGATGTTGCGCGGTTAGTGGAGGCGGCGCGGCGGGATGGGTGGTAG
- a CDS encoding NADH-quinone oxidoreductase subunit N, whose amino-acid sequence MELLHVKIPSWADLQWWLPEAVLCLTFVVGILGDLLARGRRPVVPFAISLLGLVVAGVLAMADTNASMPAGGRAIMGDLVVVDGMAVFFRLLFLFAGLATVLFAWTSEEIMGHRRENKGEFYLLTVLMTMAMMVMAEARDLLMLYLSMEAVGLSSYVMAGYMRTSLRSTEASLKYVIFGAVSSAIMLYGLSLLYGLTGSLKFDGIRAALLGGGGGDPFGLLVAVVLILAGMSYKIAAVPFHFWCPDVYEGAPTPVAALFSVGPKAAGFALMIRFFYSTLAVGTNPAASVTLIQTINWPLLVSVISAVTMTFGNLVALRQTNVKRMLAYSSIAHVGYLLMGFVLLSDDGLAAILFYLLVYTLMNLGAFFFVVAVNNHLKSEELSDYGGLFYRMHWTAGVMMVIFLGSLTGVPPFAGFVGKLYLFMAVMDRQWFWLVILAGLNSVVSLYYYFRVVKVMFFSRPPEGTDPAPLRLHWLQYVVLASLALPTVALGLYFGKFKDLADAGIRAMAGG is encoded by the coding sequence ATGGAACTCTTGCACGTGAAGATCCCGAGCTGGGCTGACCTGCAGTGGTGGCTGCCGGAAGCCGTGCTCTGCCTCACGTTCGTGGTCGGGATCCTGGGAGACCTGCTGGCGCGCGGCCGGCGGCCTGTGGTGCCGTTCGCCATCTCGCTGCTGGGGCTGGTCGTGGCCGGCGTTCTGGCCATGGCCGACACGAACGCGTCCATGCCTGCGGGCGGGCGCGCCATCATGGGCGACCTGGTCGTGGTCGACGGAATGGCGGTGTTCTTCCGCCTGCTCTTCCTGTTCGCCGGGCTGGCCACGGTGCTGTTCGCCTGGACCTCCGAAGAGATCATGGGCCACCGGCGCGAGAACAAGGGCGAGTTCTACCTTCTGACCGTCCTGATGACGATGGCCATGATGGTGATGGCCGAGGCGCGCGACCTGCTGATGCTCTACCTGTCCATGGAAGCGGTGGGCCTGTCCAGCTACGTGATGGCCGGCTACATGCGTACCAGCCTCCGCAGCACCGAGGCGTCGCTGAAGTACGTGATCTTCGGCGCTGTCAGCAGCGCGATCATGCTCTACGGCCTGTCGCTGCTCTACGGCCTGACCGGCTCGCTGAAGTTCGACGGCATCCGCGCCGCCCTGCTGGGCGGTGGCGGCGGCGACCCGTTCGGCCTGCTGGTGGCCGTGGTTCTGATCCTGGCCGGCATGAGCTACAAGATCGCCGCGGTGCCCTTCCATTTCTGGTGCCCGGACGTCTACGAGGGCGCCCCGACGCCGGTGGCGGCGCTGTTCAGCGTGGGGCCCAAGGCGGCGGGCTTCGCCCTGATGATCCGCTTCTTCTACTCGACCCTGGCCGTGGGGACCAACCCGGCCGCGAGCGTGACGCTGATCCAGACCATCAACTGGCCGCTGCTGGTGTCCGTGATCTCGGCCGTGACGATGACCTTCGGCAACCTGGTGGCGCTGCGGCAGACGAACGTGAAGCGCATGCTGGCCTACTCCAGCATCGCCCACGTCGGCTACCTGCTGATGGGCTTCGTGCTGCTGAGCGACGACGGCCTGGCGGCGATCCTGTTCTACCTGCTGGTCTACACGCTGATGAACCTGGGCGCCTTCTTCTTCGTGGTGGCGGTGAACAACCACCTCAAGAGCGAGGAACTGTCCGATTACGGCGGCCTGTTCTACCGCATGCACTGGACCGCTGGCGTGATGATGGTGATCTTCCTGGGATCGCTGACCGGCGTGCCGCCGTTTGCGGGCTTCGTCGGAAAGCTGTATCTCTTCATGGCAGTCATGGACCGGCAATGGTTCTGGCTGGTCATCCTCGCGGGCCTGAATTCGGTCGTCAGCCTCTACTACTACTTCCGTGTGGTGAAGGTGATGTTCTTCTCGCGGCCGCCCGAGGGCACCGACCCGGCGCCGCTGCGCCTGCACTGGCTGCAATACGTGGTGCTGGCCAGCCTGGCCCTGCCGACGGTGGCGCTCGGCCTGTACTTCGGCAAGTTCAAGGACCTGGCCGACGCCGGCATCCGCGCGATGGCGGGCGGTTGA
- a CDS encoding NADH-quinone oxidoreductase subunit M: MGEHILSWMTFFPVIGAAVIAFIPGGRKEIIKTVAAAAAAVPLVLAVQLFMNFDRGSAGLQFVEHYSWIKSFNIEYFMAVDGLSMPMMLLTALLSFLCIFASWNIEKATKGYFAMFLILEAGMFGVFCALDFFLFYVFWEVMLLPMYFLIGIWGGPRREYAAIKFFLYTLAGSVLMLLAMIAFYLNVSDPVTGGHTFNMVHMFDQNNHSPWLMATNVRHMLWLALFIGFAIKVPVFPFHTWLPDAHVEAPTAVSVILAGVLLKMGTYGLLRISYPMLPDQAMWFRYALATLGAINILYGAYCAMAQKDMKKLVAYSSVSHMGYVLLGMAAMNEAGINGAVLQMFNHGTITAMMFLCVGVIYDRAHTREISAFGGLGMQMPRYFSFFSFALFAALGLPGLSGFVSEAMIFMGAFPAFRTITIISALGIIIGAAYVLWMLQRVFLGPKNDKWDNLPDINAREMFTLIPIGILVLLFGVYPMPVLDLMKVTLNNLVKVVAG; this comes from the coding sequence ATGGGCGAGCACATTCTATCGTGGATGACCTTCTTCCCGGTCATCGGGGCGGCCGTGATCGCATTCATCCCCGGTGGGCGGAAAGAGATCATCAAGACGGTGGCGGCGGCGGCCGCAGCCGTGCCGCTGGTCCTGGCCGTACAGCTGTTCATGAACTTCGACCGGGGTTCCGCCGGCCTGCAGTTCGTGGAACACTACAGCTGGATCAAGAGCTTCAACATCGAGTACTTCATGGCCGTTGACGGCCTGAGTATGCCGATGATGCTGCTGACGGCGCTGCTCTCGTTCCTCTGCATCTTCGCCTCGTGGAACATCGAGAAGGCCACCAAGGGCTACTTCGCCATGTTCCTGATCCTCGAGGCGGGCATGTTCGGCGTGTTCTGCGCGCTCGACTTCTTCCTGTTCTACGTGTTCTGGGAAGTGATGCTGCTGCCGATGTACTTCCTGATCGGCATCTGGGGCGGCCCGCGGCGCGAGTACGCCGCCATCAAGTTCTTCCTGTACACGCTGGCCGGCTCGGTGCTGATGCTGCTGGCGATGATCGCCTTCTACCTGAACGTGAGCGACCCGGTCACCGGCGGCCACACGTTCAACATGGTCCACATGTTCGACCAGAACAACCACAGCCCCTGGCTGATGGCGACCAACGTTCGACACATGCTGTGGCTGGCGCTGTTCATCGGCTTCGCGATCAAGGTGCCGGTGTTCCCGTTCCACACCTGGTTGCCCGACGCGCACGTCGAGGCGCCCACGGCCGTGTCCGTCATCCTGGCCGGCGTGCTGCTGAAGATGGGCACGTACGGCCTGCTGCGCATCAGCTACCCCATGCTGCCCGACCAGGCCATGTGGTTCCGCTACGCGCTGGCGACACTGGGGGCGATCAACATCCTCTATGGTGCCTACTGCGCCATGGCGCAGAAGGACATGAAGAAGCTGGTGGCCTACTCGTCGGTCAGCCACATGGGTTACGTGCTGCTGGGCATGGCCGCGATGAACGAGGCGGGCATCAACGGCGCGGTGCTGCAGATGTTCAACCACGGCACCATCACCGCCATGATGTTCCTCTGCGTGGGCGTGATCTACGACCGGGCGCACACCCGCGAGATCAGCGCCTTCGGCGGCCTGGGCATGCAGATGCCCCGCTACTTCTCGTTCTTCAGCTTCGCCCTCTTCGCGGCGCTGGGCCTGCCCGGCCTGAGCGGCTTCGTCAGCGAGGCGATGATCTTCATGGGTGCCTTCCCGGCGTTCCGCACGATCACGATCATCAGCGCCCTGGGCATCATCATCGGCGCCGCCTACGTGCTGTGGATGCTGCAGCGCGTGTTCCTGGGCCCCAAGAACGACAAGTGGGACAACCTGCCCGACATCAATGCACGCGAGATGTTTACGCTGATCCCGATCGGCATCCTCGTGCTGCTGTTCGGCGTGTACCCGATGCCGGTGCTTGACCTGATGAAGGTCACCCTGAACAACCTGGTCAAGGTGGTGGCCGGCTGA
- the nuoL gene encoding NADH-quinone oxidoreductase subunit L, with the protein MSDQAIITAALSILLLPLLSYTLTFFFGRMLPRKGDFIGVTLMGVALVQALRIFIAFWRIGDPTHRVEQAVTWLDLGGFRLDAGILVDGMTSVMLMVVCLVSFLVHLYSTGYMHGDRRYERFFAFLGFFTFSMLGIVLANNLFFLYVFWELVGLSSYLLIGFFFHKASAASANKKAFLTNRVGDWGFWLGILAFFTATGTLNYFELFAEVHAGAVKGPLLAWAGVGLFMGCVGKSAQMPLHIWLPDAMEGPTPVSALIHAATMVAAGVYMVARLAPLFGAQAMLVILYVGAITAFITATIALVKTDIKRVLAFSTLSQLGFMVMGLGAGDSVNAMFHLTTHAMFKALLFLGAGSVIHAVHSQEMPEMGGLRKKMPITFWTFLIATLAISGVPGLSGFYSKDGILGSVLAFGMTDGHYLPFILGITAAALTPFYMFRIVFLTFFGKPRDHHKWEHAHESGWSMAIPLMVLALMSVIAAGIPGKTADKGWFSKFAAPYDVPAIAAKYYVHDEPAMAHGEAAPLQVAAQAAHGEAIPAESMHAEAVHGEAAHAETTHAEPVHAEPAATHAADAAHGTVAGEHGAAPDAHGAAAAAHGGGHDSHVRHTAHIRAMIMSILVAAIGITASWWTYFRHRVNPAALQARLPGVHKVLQGQYFFDELYAATVYRFTRWGASICSAFDRYVIDGIVNGTGYLTRMVAWVSGLCDRYLVDGAVNGVATVLQGAGEGLRRVQTGRIQTYLVYVSASVLVLIVIYRVL; encoded by the coding sequence ATGAGCGACCAGGCCATCATCACAGCAGCATTGTCGATTTTGCTGCTGCCGCTGCTGTCGTACACGCTGACCTTCTTCTTCGGCAGGATGCTGCCGCGGAAGGGCGATTTCATCGGCGTCACGCTGATGGGTGTCGCGCTGGTTCAGGCGCTGCGCATCTTCATCGCGTTCTGGCGGATCGGCGACCCGACGCACCGCGTCGAGCAGGCCGTCACCTGGCTGGACCTGGGCGGCTTCCGCCTGGATGCCGGCATCCTCGTGGACGGCATGACCTCGGTCATGCTGATGGTGGTCTGCCTGGTCAGCTTCCTGGTGCACCTGTACTCGACGGGGTACATGCACGGCGACCGGCGGTATGAGCGGTTCTTCGCCTTCCTGGGCTTCTTCACGTTCTCGATGCTGGGCATCGTGCTCGCGAACAACCTGTTCTTCCTCTACGTGTTCTGGGAGCTGGTGGGCCTGTCGAGCTACCTGCTGATCGGCTTCTTCTTCCACAAGGCCTCGGCGGCGTCGGCCAACAAGAAGGCCTTCCTGACCAACCGCGTGGGCGACTGGGGCTTCTGGCTGGGGATCCTGGCCTTCTTCACCGCCACCGGCACACTCAACTACTTCGAGCTGTTCGCCGAGGTGCACGCCGGCGCCGTCAAGGGCCCGCTGCTGGCCTGGGCGGGCGTGGGCCTGTTCATGGGCTGCGTCGGCAAGTCGGCGCAGATGCCCCTGCACATCTGGCTGCCCGACGCCATGGAAGGCCCGACCCCCGTGTCGGCCCTGATCCACGCGGCGACGATGGTGGCGGCCGGCGTCTACATGGTGGCGCGCCTGGCGCCGCTGTTCGGCGCGCAGGCGATGCTGGTGATCCTCTACGTGGGCGCCATCACGGCCTTCATCACGGCGACCATCGCGCTGGTCAAGACCGACATCAAGCGCGTGCTCGCGTTCTCCACGCTCAGCCAGTTGGGCTTCATGGTCATGGGCCTGGGCGCGGGCGACTCGGTCAACGCCATGTTCCACCTGACCACGCACGCCATGTTCAAGGCGCTGCTGTTCCTCGGCGCCGGCTCGGTGATCCACGCCGTGCACTCGCAGGAGATGCCCGAGATGGGCGGCCTGCGCAAGAAGATGCCCATCACTTTCTGGACGTTCCTGATCGCCACGCTGGCCATCAGCGGCGTGCCCGGACTGTCGGGCTTCTACTCGAAGGACGGCATCCTCGGCTCGGTGCTGGCGTTCGGCATGACGGACGGGCACTACCTGCCGTTCATCCTCGGCATCACGGCCGCGGCGCTGACGCCCTTCTACATGTTCCGCATCGTGTTCCTGACGTTCTTCGGCAAGCCGCGCGACCACCACAAGTGGGAGCATGCGCACGAGAGCGGCTGGAGCATGGCCATTCCCCTGATGGTGCTCGCGCTGATGTCGGTGATCGCGGCCGGCATCCCCGGCAAGACGGCCGACAAGGGCTGGTTCAGCAAGTTCGCGGCACCGTACGACGTGCCGGCGATCGCGGCGAAGTACTACGTGCATGACGAGCCGGCGATGGCCCACGGCGAAGCCGCGCCGCTGCAGGTTGCGGCCCAGGCGGCGCACGGCGAGGCGATTCCTGCCGAGTCGATGCATGCAGAGGCTGTCCACGGCGAGGCCGCCCACGCCGAAACCACCCACGCCGAGCCGGTGCACGCCGAACCGGCCGCCACGCACGCAGCGGACGCCGCACACGGCACGGTGGCGGGCGAACACGGCGCTGCGCCGGATGCGCATGGCGCCGCCGCAGCCGCCCACGGCGGCGGCCACGACAGCCATGTGCGCCACACCGCGCACATCCGCGCCATGATCATGTCGATCCTGGTGGCGGCGATCGGCATCACGGCCTCGTGGTGGACCTACTTCCGCCACCGGGTCAACCCGGCCGCGCTGCAGGCGCGCCTGCCGGGCGTGCACAAGGTGCTGCAGGGCCAGTATTTCTTCGACGAGTTGTACGCCGCCACCGTCTACCGCTTCACGCGGTGGGGGGCGTCGATCTGCTCGGCCTTCGATCGCTACGTGATCGACGGCATCGTCAACGGCACGGGCTACCTGACGCGGATGGTGGCCTGGGTGTCCGGGTTGTGCGACCGCTACCTGGTCGACGGGGCGGTCAATGGAGTGGCGACCGTGCTGCAGGGTGCGGGCGAAGGCCTGCGCCGCGTGCAGACCGGCCGTATTCAGACGTATCTGGTCTACGTCAGCGCCTCGGTGCTGGTGCTGATCGTGATTTACCGGGTTCTGTAG
- the nuoK gene encoding NADH-quinone oxidoreductase subunit NuoK: protein MNIGLPHFLTVSAALFALGLFAVMSRRNTVAILMGVELMLNAANLNFVAFSRYVQHGIDGQILAAFVIVLAAAEAAVALAIVLALYRNYGSVHADTAQSLKR, encoded by the coding sequence GTGAACATCGGGCTGCCCCATTTCCTGACCGTCAGCGCGGCGCTGTTCGCGCTGGGCCTGTTCGCCGTGATGTCGCGGCGCAACACCGTCGCCATCCTGATGGGCGTGGAGCTGATGCTCAACGCCGCGAACCTGAACTTCGTGGCCTTTTCGCGCTACGTGCAGCACGGCATCGACGGCCAGATCCTGGCCGCCTTCGTCATCGTGCTGGCGGCCGCCGAGGCGGCCGTGGCCCTGGCCATCGTGCTGGCGCTGTACCGCAACTACGGCTCGGTGCACGCGGACACCGCGCAAAGCCTGAAGCGATAA
- a CDS encoding NADH-quinone oxidoreductase subunit J, with the protein MIRDLVFVLLALLTVVPAVWVVFSKHIVHAGFALLFTLMGVAGLYAFLGADFLAVTQVMVYVGGVLVLILFTVMMTHVPAAGKRRHGLDRLVPPAVFAAAVFGVLYKVITSVDWRATEVAGKPTTTEIGTQLMTNYIFPFEYVSIVLLAAMVGAAILIRERRQSDVDQDGEAQA; encoded by the coding sequence GTGATCCGTGACCTGGTCTTCGTCCTGCTGGCGCTGCTGACGGTGGTGCCGGCGGTGTGGGTGGTGTTCAGCAAGCACATCGTGCACGCGGGGTTCGCCCTGCTGTTCACGCTGATGGGCGTTGCCGGACTGTATGCCTTCCTGGGGGCCGACTTCCTGGCCGTCACCCAGGTGATGGTGTACGTGGGCGGCGTGCTGGTGCTGATCCTGTTCACGGTCATGATGACGCACGTGCCGGCCGCCGGGAAGCGGCGGCACGGGCTGGACCGGCTGGTGCCGCCGGCGGTCTTCGCGGCGGCGGTGTTCGGCGTGCTCTACAAGGTGATCACGTCGGTGGACTGGCGCGCGACCGAGGTGGCCGGCAAGCCGACCACGACCGAGATCGGTACGCAGCTGATGACCAACTACATCTTCCCGTTCGAGTACGTGTCGATCGTGCTGCTGGCCGCGATGGTCGGCGCCGCGATCCTGATCCGCGAGCGTCGGCAGTCCGACGTGGACCAAGACGGGGAGGCGCAGGCGTGA
- a CDS encoding NADH-quinone oxidoreductase subunit I gives MGQYFTDIYQAVSSAMQGMAITFKHIYKKPVSLQFPDERQVMPERFRGFVHNDTAKCDACNICAKLCPVDCIYIEAEGKGKDRYMTRYAIDYNKCIWCSLCTENCHTGSITMSHDYDHSVYDRRSLVYEFMDPRVAKVPCHRATRIEQGWWVEPKEDKPGAGDKGDDA, from the coding sequence ATGGGCCAGTACTTCACGGACATCTACCAGGCGGTCAGCTCGGCGATGCAGGGCATGGCCATCACGTTCAAGCACATCTACAAGAAGCCGGTGTCGCTGCAGTTCCCGGACGAGCGCCAGGTCATGCCCGAGCGCTTCCGCGGATTCGTGCACAACGACACCGCGAAGTGCGACGCCTGCAACATCTGCGCGAAGCTGTGCCCGGTCGACTGCATCTACATCGAGGCCGAGGGCAAGGGCAAGGACCGCTACATGACGCGGTACGCCATCGACTACAACAAGTGCATCTGGTGCTCGCTGTGCACCGAGAACTGCCACACCGGTTCGATCACCATGAGCCACGACTACGACCACTCGGTCTACGACCGCCGGTCGCTGGTCTACGAGTTCATGGACCCGCGGGTGGCCAAGGTGCCGTGCCACCGCGCCACGCGCATCGAGCAGGGCTGGTGGGTCGAGCCCAAGGAAGACAAGCCGGGGGCCGGCGACAAAGGAGACGACGCGTGA